From the genome of Gorilla gorilla gorilla isolate KB3781 chromosome 4, NHGRI_mGorGor1-v2.1_pri, whole genome shotgun sequence, one region includes:
- the LOC101139911 gene encoding estradiol 17-beta-dehydrogenase 1 produces MARTVVLITGCSSGIGLHLAVRLASDPSQSFKGIDRQGQGGREGRSPWRPEGKSDLPPLPKPPVYATLRDLKTQGRLWEAARALACPPGSLETLQLDVRDSKSVAAARERVTEGRVDVLVCNAGLGLLGPLEALGEDAVASVLDVNVVGTVRMLQAFLPDMKRRGSGRVLVTGSVGGLMGLPFNDVYCASKFALEGLCESLAVLLLPFGVHLSLIECGPVHTAFMEKVLGSPEEVLDRTDIHTFHRFYQYLAHSKQVFREAAQNPEEVAEVFLTALRAPKPTLRYFTTERFLPLLRMRLDDPSGSNYVTAMHREVFGDVPAKAEAGAEAGGGAGPGAGDEAGPSAVGDPELGDPPAAPQ; encoded by the exons ATGGCCCGCACCGTGGTGCTCATCACCGGCTGTTCCTCGGGCATCGGCCTGCACTTGGCCGTACGTCTGGCTTCAGATCCATCCCAGAGCTTCAAAGGTATAGATAggcagggacagggagggagagaagggaggagccCTTGGAGGCCAGAAGGGAAGTCAGATCTTCCTCCTCTCCCAAAACCTCCAGTGTATGCCACGTTGAGGGACCTGAAAACACAGGGCCGGCTGTGGGAGGCGGCCCGGGCCCTGGCATGCCCTCCGGGATCCCTGGAGACGTTGCAGCTGGACGTAAGGGACTCAAAATCCGTGGCCGCTGCCCGGGAACGCGTGACTGAGGGCCGCGTGGACGTGCTGG TGTGTAACGCAGGCCTGGGCCTGCTGGGGCCGCTGGAGGCGCTGGGGGAGGACGCCGTGGCCTCTGTGCTGGACGTGAATGTAGTAGGGACTGTGCGGATGCTGCAGGCCTTCCTGCCAGACATGAAGAGGCGCGGTTCGGGACGCGTGTTGGTGACCGGGAGCGTGGGAGGATTGATGG GGCTGCCTTTCAATGACGTTTATTGCGCCAGCAAGTTCGCGCTCGAAGGCTTATGCGAGAGTCTGGCGGTTCTGCTGCTGCCCTTCGGGGTCCA CTTGAGCCTGATCGAGTGCGGCCCAGTGCACACCGCCTTCATGGAGAAGGTGTTGGGCAGCCCAGAGGAGGTGCTGGACCGCACGGACATCCACACCTTCCACCGCTTCTACCAATACCTCGCCCACAGCAAGCAAGTCTTTCGCGAGGCGGCGCAGAACCCTGAGGAGGTGGCGGAG GTCTTCCTCACCGCTTTGCGCGCCCCGAAGCCGACCCTGCGCTACTTCACCACCGAGCGCTTCCTGCCCCTGCTGCGGATGCGCCTGGACGACCCCAGCGGCTCCAACTACGTCACCGCCATGCACCGGGAAGTGTTCGGCGACGTTCCGGCAAAGGCCGAGGCTGGGGCCGAggctgggggcggggccgggcctGGGGCAGGGGACGAGGCCGGGCCCAGTGCGGTGGGGGACCCTGAGCTCGGCGATCCTCCGGCCGCCCCGCAGTAA